In one window of Poriferisphaera corsica DNA:
- a CDS encoding MarC family protein, whose translation MHTQHFAIFFITLFSIVNPIGCLPIFVEATGNDPPRVRNGIALLMGLFIFLGLGTFYLAGNEVLRFFDVSLPAFRIAGGIILLLTGIKMLWEVHSDAAHPKAPAARKSAMRMAASRFQTIFIPLVFPIFVGPGSVATAIILSSQYPSTIPTRIAGTSAIFAVAGVTVLILLMSSAIKRVLGGLGMEICSRLLGLILVAMAVQFILVGFSEVTDGLIHIKQADEAITLNE comes from the coding sequence ATGCATACGCAGCATTTTGCAATCTTCTTTATAACACTGTTTTCGATTGTGAACCCGATCGGGTGTTTGCCCATATTCGTGGAAGCGACAGGTAACGACCCACCGCGGGTGCGGAACGGGATTGCACTACTGATGGGGCTGTTTATTTTTTTGGGGCTGGGAACATTTTACTTAGCAGGGAACGAGGTATTGAGATTTTTCGATGTGTCGTTGCCTGCATTTCGGATTGCGGGGGGAATCATTTTGCTGTTGACCGGGATCAAGATGCTTTGGGAGGTTCATTCTGATGCGGCTCATCCAAAGGCCCCGGCGGCGCGGAAATCAGCGATGCGGATGGCGGCCTCTCGATTCCAGACCATATTTATCCCATTAGTATTTCCGATCTTTGTCGGGCCGGGATCGGTCGCAACAGCGATCATCTTGTCATCGCAATACCCCAGCACAATCCCAACTCGCATCGCGGGCACCTCAGCCATCTTTGCTGTGGCGGGAGTCACGGTCCTGATCCTGCTCATGTCGTCGGCTATCAAGCGCGTACTCGGTGGATTGGGGATGGAAATTTGCTCAAGACTACTTGGCCTGATTCTCGTGGCGATGGCTGTACAGTTTATACTTGTCGGATTCTCGGAAGTGACTGATGGTTTAATTCATATCAAGCAAGCGGACGAAGCGATCACGCTAAACGAATAA